A genomic segment from Bradyrhizobium sp. ISRA430 encodes:
- a CDS encoding DUF6481 family protein, whose translation MSGFREPGFADRQKAAQEARKNLLNKFKSQPGPDDPAVVARRAEREAIAAKRAEAKAAREAEKLEQKRREEEAAAAEAARIAREAEEAAAKLAALEAEQKAKRDARYAARKAKGKRK comes from the coding sequence ATGAGTGGATTCAGAGAACCCGGCTTCGCAGACCGGCAAAAGGCGGCACAGGAAGCCCGCAAAAATCTTTTGAACAAATTCAAGTCTCAGCCGGGGCCCGACGATCCCGCGGTCGTGGCGCGACGCGCCGAGCGCGAGGCGATTGCCGCGAAGCGCGCTGAGGCAAAGGCGGCGCGCGAGGCGGAAAAGCTCGAGCAGAAGCGCCGTGAGGAAGAGGCCGCGGCCGCGGAAGCCGCACGGATTGCCCGCGAGGCCGAGGAGGCGGCAGCCAAGCTGGCCGCGCTCGAAGCCGAGCAGAAGGCCAAGCGCGACGCGCGCTATGCCGCCCGCAAAGCCAAGGGCAAGCGGAAGTAG
- a CDS encoding pentapeptide MXKDX repeat protein, translated as MTIRTPIALGAAALSLSLAFAPAFAMDDMKKDSMKKETMSKDGMKKDTMSKDDGMKKDTMSKDGMKKGEGMMKKN; from the coding sequence ATGACCATTCGCACCCCGATCGCGCTCGGCGCCGCCGCTCTCTCGCTCAGCCTGGCCTTCGCGCCCGCCTTCGCCATGGATGACATGAAGAAGGACTCGATGAAGAAGGAGACGATGTCCAAGGACGGGATGAAAAAGGACACCATGTCCAAGGACGACGGGATGAAGAAGGACACGATGTCGAAAGACGGCATGAAGAAAGGCGAGGGCATGATGAAGAAGAATTGA
- the dctP gene encoding TRAP transporter substrate-binding protein DctP, which produces MFTRRHLLATAVAAPAILRFGIGTAHAATTLKISHQFPGGTIDKGDFRDRLCRMFAAEVAKRSNGDIAAEIYPNSSLIKTNAQFSAMRKGALDISLYPMPYAGGELPETNIGLMPGLVTTYDQGLRWKKEPVGKALTDFLADKGIILLTWVWQAGGVASRSKPIVAPEDAKGMKVRGGSREMDMVLQTAGASVLSVPSNEIYAAMQTGACDAGITSSTSLISFRLEEVAKSLTSGAGASYWFMLEPLMMSKAIFDKLPKNHQDILLAVGTELEAFGRKGAQDDDVEVAKVYEKAGAKVSALDAATVGKWRDIARDTAWKDYGAKTATAAKLLKLASDVAA; this is translated from the coding sequence ATGTTCACGCGCCGCCACCTGCTCGCGACCGCCGTCGCGGCACCCGCCATTCTCCGCTTCGGCATAGGCACCGCGCATGCCGCGACCACGCTGAAGATCTCGCACCAGTTCCCGGGTGGCACGATCGATAAAGGCGATTTCCGTGACCGGCTCTGCCGCATGTTCGCGGCCGAAGTGGCCAAGCGCAGCAATGGCGACATTGCCGCCGAAATCTATCCGAACTCGTCGCTGATCAAGACCAACGCGCAGTTCTCCGCGATGCGCAAGGGCGCGCTCGACATCAGCCTCTATCCGATGCCGTATGCCGGCGGCGAACTGCCGGAGACCAATATCGGCCTGATGCCGGGTCTTGTGACCACCTACGACCAGGGCCTGCGCTGGAAGAAGGAGCCGGTCGGCAAGGCGCTCACCGACTTCCTCGCCGACAAGGGCATCATCCTGCTCACCTGGGTCTGGCAGGCCGGCGGCGTCGCCAGCCGCTCCAAGCCGATCGTTGCGCCCGAGGACGCCAAGGGAATGAAGGTCCGCGGCGGCTCGCGCGAGATGGACATGGTGCTCCAGACCGCCGGCGCCTCGGTGCTGTCGGTGCCCTCGAACGAGATCTACGCGGCGATGCAGACCGGCGCGTGCGACGCCGGCATCACCTCCTCGACCAGCCTGATCTCGTTCCGGCTCGAAGAGGTGGCGAAATCGCTGACGTCCGGCGCGGGCGCCTCCTACTGGTTCATGCTCGAGCCGCTGATGATGTCGAAAGCGATCTTCGACAAGCTGCCGAAGAACCATCAGGATATCCTGCTCGCCGTCGGCACCGAGCTCGAGGCCTTCGGTCGCAAGGGCGCGCAGGACGACGACGTCGAGGTCGCCAAGGTCTATGAGAAGGCCGGCGCCAAGGTCAGCGCGCTCGATGCCGCGACCGTCGGCAAGTGGCGCGACATCGCCCGCGATACCGCCTGGAAGGATTACGGCGCCAAGACCGCGACCGCGGCGAAACTGCTCAAGCTCGCCTCCGACGTCGCAGCATGA
- a CDS encoding TRAP transporter small permease: MIHGPLPDRDEPTSAAAGNSPAAALDRALAILNNVIVVFAAVALVAACAILSYSVLSRALFKAANYWQDEAAVFLLVGATFMTAAYVQQNRGHIGIEAFVGLLSPLANRIRLWLVDAATFLFCAFFTWKSWTLAHEAYVDGQVSNSMWSPPLAIPYALMALGMSLLCVQIIVQLALPFTGARRP, encoded by the coding sequence ATGATCCACGGTCCGCTACCGGATCGTGACGAACCGACGAGCGCTGCCGCCGGCAATAGCCCGGCGGCCGCGCTCGATCGCGCTCTCGCCATCCTCAACAACGTCATCGTCGTGTTCGCGGCAGTCGCGCTGGTCGCAGCCTGCGCGATCCTCAGCTACAGCGTCCTGAGCCGGGCCTTGTTCAAGGCCGCCAACTATTGGCAGGACGAGGCCGCAGTGTTCCTGCTGGTCGGCGCGACCTTCATGACGGCTGCCTATGTGCAGCAGAACCGGGGCCATATCGGCATCGAGGCCTTTGTCGGCCTGCTTTCGCCGCTGGCGAACAGGATCAGGCTCTGGCTCGTCGATGCAGCGACGTTCCTGTTCTGCGCCTTTTTCACCTGGAAATCCTGGACACTGGCGCACGAAGCCTATGTCGACGGCCAGGTCTCGAATTCTATGTGGTCGCCGCCGCTCGCCATTCCCTACGCGCTGATGGCGCTCGGCATGAGCCTGCTCTGCGTACAGATCATCGTGCAGCTTGCGCTGCCCTTCACCGGAGCCAGGCGGCCATGA
- a CDS encoding TRAP transporter large permease, which translates to MSVFGIGVAYGVATLLVMFSGMPIAFALGAVAVVFMGIYMPAASLDTVTQNVYEEMASITLLSIPLFILKGAAIGKSRAGQDLYSALHAWLHRVPGGLGVANVFACALFAAMAGSSPATCSAIGSAGIPEMRKRGYSGGFAAGIIAAGGTLGILLPPSITMILFAVAAEKSLGRLFLAGIGPGLLLVSLFGAYAVIRFRREYAAAEAIYKNGGPEAAILTRDEYTLAERFSVLPRVIPFVLLLTGVMIALYGGYATPSETAGLGGLLALALIAAIYGVWRPSDLGPIMRSTIRESTMLMMIIGMSLLYSYVMSYLHISQSAAESIVAMHLPRWGLLFAILAMVIVLGFFLPPVSIILMTAPIILPPLRAANFDIIWFGVVMTIVMEMGLIHPPVGLNIFVIRNVAPDISLSEVIWGTLPFVLLMMAAVLLLCFVPEISTWLPDLVMGPDGSR; encoded by the coding sequence ATGAGCGTTTTCGGTATCGGCGTTGCTTACGGCGTTGCGACGCTGCTGGTGATGTTCTCGGGCATGCCGATCGCGTTCGCGCTCGGCGCGGTCGCGGTCGTGTTCATGGGCATCTACATGCCCGCCGCCTCCCTCGATACGGTGACGCAGAACGTCTACGAGGAAATGGCCTCGATCACGCTTTTGTCGATCCCGCTCTTCATCCTGAAGGGCGCTGCGATCGGCAAGTCGCGCGCCGGCCAGGATCTCTACTCGGCGCTGCACGCCTGGCTGCATCGCGTGCCCGGCGGACTCGGCGTCGCCAACGTGTTCGCCTGCGCGCTGTTCGCGGCGATGGCGGGCTCCTCGCCCGCGACCTGCTCGGCGATCGGCTCGGCCGGCATCCCCGAGATGCGCAAGCGCGGCTATTCCGGCGGCTTTGCCGCCGGCATCATCGCCGCCGGCGGCACGCTCGGCATTCTGCTGCCGCCCTCGATCACGATGATCCTGTTCGCGGTGGCGGCGGAAAAGTCGTTGGGCCGCCTCTTCCTCGCCGGCATCGGACCGGGTTTGTTGCTGGTCAGCCTGTTCGGTGCCTATGCCGTGATCCGCTTCCGCAGGGAATATGCGGCGGCCGAAGCGATCTACAAGAACGGCGGGCCCGAGGCCGCGATCCTGACCCGCGACGAATATACGCTCGCCGAGCGCTTCAGCGTGTTGCCGCGCGTGATTCCCTTCGTGCTGCTGCTCACCGGCGTCATGATCGCGCTCTATGGCGGCTACGCCACGCCGTCGGAAACCGCCGGCCTCGGCGGTCTCTTGGCGCTGGCCCTGATTGCGGCCATTTACGGCGTATGGCGGCCGAGCGATCTCGGTCCCATCATGCGGTCGACGATCAGGGAATCGACGATGCTGATGATGATCATCGGCATGTCCCTGCTCTATTCCTACGTGATGAGCTATCTGCACATCTCGCAGTCAGCCGCCGAATCGATTGTCGCGATGCACCTGCCGCGCTGGGGCCTGCTGTTCGCCATTCTCGCCATGGTGATCGTGCTCGGCTTCTTCCTGCCGCCGGTCTCGATCATCCTGATGACGGCGCCGATCATCCTGCCGCCGTTGCGTGCTGCCAATTTCGACATCATCTGGTTCGGCGTGGTCATGACCATCGTGATGGAGATGGGGTTGATCCACCCGCCAGTCGGCCTCAACATCTTCGTCATCCGCAACGTCGCTCCCGACATCTCCCTGAGCGAGGTGATCTGGGGCACGCTGCCGTTCGTGCTGTTGATGATGGCGGCCGTGCTGCTGCTCTGCTTCGTGCCGGAGATATCGACCTGGCTGCCGGATCTGGTGATGGGGCCGGACGGGAGCAGGTGA
- a CDS encoding hydroxymethylglutaryl-CoA lyase: MSDQVRIIEMGPRDGLQNEKTPISVEARIAFVEALVAAGLDTVEVGAFVSPKAIPQMASSDAVLRGVSHVKGAEFHVLVPNEKGYEAARGAGARVVSVFAAASEGFSRANINCSVAESIERFKPVLAHAKADGVKVRGYISCVLGCPFDGEIKPKAVADLAKTLWDLGCYEISLGDTIGVGTPTKAKEMLRAVSANIPVANLAMHFHDTYGQALANLYAGMEEGVSVIDSAAGGLGGCPYAPGATGNVATEDVVYMLEGMGISTGIDMEKLLAATNEISRLLGRPAASRVANALNAKKRRAT, from the coding sequence ATGAGCGATCAGGTTCGCATCATTGAAATGGGGCCGCGCGACGGCCTCCAGAACGAGAAGACGCCGATCAGCGTCGAGGCCCGCATCGCCTTTGTCGAGGCGCTGGTCGCGGCCGGCCTGGATACTGTCGAGGTCGGCGCCTTTGTCTCGCCCAAGGCGATCCCGCAGATGGCAAGCTCCGATGCCGTGCTGCGCGGCGTGAGCCACGTGAAGGGAGCCGAATTCCACGTGCTGGTGCCAAACGAGAAAGGCTATGAGGCCGCGCGGGGCGCCGGCGCCAGAGTGGTCTCCGTGTTCGCGGCAGCCTCCGAAGGTTTTTCACGCGCCAACATCAACTGCTCGGTTGCCGAATCCATCGAGCGGTTCAAGCCTGTTCTCGCGCACGCCAAGGCCGACGGCGTCAAGGTGCGTGGCTATATCTCCTGTGTGCTGGGCTGCCCGTTCGACGGCGAGATCAAGCCGAAGGCGGTTGCCGATCTCGCGAAGACACTGTGGGACCTCGGCTGCTACGAGATTTCGCTCGGCGATACCATCGGCGTCGGCACGCCGACCAAGGCGAAGGAGATGCTGCGTGCGGTCAGTGCCAACATTCCCGTCGCCAATCTCGCGATGCATTTCCACGACACCTATGGCCAGGCGCTCGCCAATCTCTATGCAGGAATGGAGGAGGGCGTCAGCGTCATCGATTCCGCGGCCGGCGGTCTCGGCGGCTGTCCTTACGCGCCGGGCGCGACGGGCAATGTCGCGACCGAAGACGTCGTCTACATGCTCGAGGGCATGGGGATCAGCACCGGCATCGACATGGAGAAGCTGCTGGCGGCAACCAACGAGATCAGCCGGCTGCTCGGGCGGCCGGCGGCGAGCCGCGTGGCCAATGCGCTGAACGCAAAGAAGCGCCGCGCGACTTAG
- a CDS encoding acetyl/propionyl/methylcrotonyl-CoA carboxylase subunit alpha gives MDRSNLYRRFRTLLIANRGEIACRVIRTARAMGLRTVAVYSEADRDAMHVALADEAVLLGPARARDSYLNVERLIEAARKTGAEAVHPGYGFLSENAEFARACLDAGLVFVGPTAGMMTAMGSKSGSKALMEKAGVPLVPGYHGEAQDDATLAKAAERIGFPVLVKASAGGGGRGMRIVRSAAELGPAIVSAKREAKAAFGDDTMLIERYVDNPRHIEVQVIGDSHGNLLSLFERECTLQRRHQKVIEEAPSPTLNATQRDSVCAAARKAAGAVNYVGAGTIEFVSDGKDVFFIEMNTRLQVEHPVTELITGIDLVEWQLRVAFGEELPLKQDEIRLNGHAIEARVYAENPTKNFMPSVGRISTWRLPAETGGLRIDAGYREGDAVSPYYDAMLAKMIAWAPTRDVAIERLNRGLEDCDVRGIVTNIPFLSALMTHPKVRANAIDTGFIERELAILTPAATAPGEFELCAAVAAIVNDERQAAQADASSPWHTFGWMPVGRRQRSFSFRVGHGPEQKIALNYGSGPSTLVIGERELAFAITPNEGGFDLTLDGVKSQVAAVIDGHEVYLRTRNGRFDLHWVDPFGGESEEHVGEDKIAAPLPGTVVAVLAEEGAKLEKGAPILTLEVMKMEQTLRAPFAGVLKAIKCKVGDIVQEGVELAVVEPSSEQE, from the coding sequence ATGGACCGCTCAAACCTCTACCGGCGCTTTCGCACGCTCCTGATCGCCAATCGCGGCGAGATCGCCTGCCGCGTCATCCGCACTGCCCGCGCCATGGGCCTGCGCACCGTCGCCGTCTACTCCGAGGCCGACCGCGACGCGATGCATGTCGCACTCGCCGACGAAGCCGTGCTGCTGGGCCCCGCACGAGCACGCGACAGCTATCTCAACGTCGAGCGCCTGATCGAAGCCGCGCGGAAGACCGGCGCCGAGGCCGTGCACCCCGGCTACGGCTTCCTGTCGGAAAATGCCGAGTTCGCGCGGGCCTGCCTGGATGCCGGATTGGTCTTCGTCGGCCCGACCGCCGGAATGATGACGGCGATGGGCTCCAAGTCCGGCTCCAAGGCCCTGATGGAGAAGGCCGGCGTGCCGCTGGTGCCGGGCTATCACGGCGAGGCCCAGGACGATGCAACGCTGGCGAAGGCGGCCGAGAGGATCGGCTTCCCCGTTTTGGTCAAGGCCTCGGCCGGCGGCGGCGGACGCGGCATGCGCATCGTGCGCTCGGCGGCTGAACTGGGTCCTGCGATCGTCAGCGCCAAGCGCGAAGCGAAAGCCGCGTTCGGCGACGACACCATGCTGATCGAGAGATATGTCGACAATCCCCGGCACATCGAGGTGCAGGTGATCGGCGACAGCCACGGCAATCTCCTGTCGCTGTTCGAGCGCGAATGCACGCTGCAGCGCCGGCATCAGAAGGTGATCGAGGAGGCGCCGTCACCGACGCTCAACGCCACCCAGCGCGATAGCGTCTGCGCCGCCGCACGCAAGGCGGCGGGCGCGGTGAACTATGTCGGGGCCGGCACCATCGAGTTCGTCTCCGACGGCAAGGACGTATTCTTCATCGAGATGAACACCCGCCTTCAGGTCGAGCATCCCGTGACCGAGTTGATCACCGGGATCGACCTCGTCGAGTGGCAATTGCGCGTTGCCTTTGGGGAGGAACTGCCGCTCAAGCAGGACGAGATTCGGCTCAATGGCCACGCCATCGAGGCGCGCGTCTACGCCGAAAACCCGACCAAGAATTTTATGCCGTCGGTCGGCAGGATCTCGACCTGGCGGCTCCCGGCAGAAACCGGCGGCTTGCGCATCGATGCCGGCTATCGCGAGGGCGACGCCGTCTCGCCTTACTACGACGCGATGCTGGCCAAGATGATCGCGTGGGCCCCGACGCGGGATGTCGCGATCGAGCGGCTGAACCGCGGGCTCGAAGACTGCGACGTCCGCGGCATCGTCACCAACATCCCATTCCTGTCCGCCCTGATGACGCATCCGAAGGTGCGGGCGAACGCGATCGACACCGGCTTCATCGAGCGCGAGCTGGCGATCCTGACGCCGGCCGCAACCGCGCCCGGCGAGTTCGAGCTCTGCGCCGCCGTGGCCGCGATCGTGAACGATGAACGCCAGGCCGCGCAGGCGGATGCGAGTTCGCCCTGGCACACTTTTGGCTGGATGCCGGTGGGCAGGCGCCAGCGCAGCTTTTCCTTCCGCGTCGGGCATGGACCCGAGCAGAAGATCGCGCTCAACTATGGCAGCGGTCCGTCGACGCTCGTCATCGGCGAGCGCGAACTCGCCTTTGCCATCACGCCGAACGAGGGCGGATTCGATCTCACGCTCGACGGCGTCAAGTCGCAGGTCGCGGCCGTGATCGACGGTCACGAGGTGTATTTGCGCACCCGCAACGGCCGCTTCGACCTGCACTGGGTTGATCCGTTCGGCGGCGAGAGCGAGGAGCATGTCGGCGAGGACAAGATCGCGGCGCCGTTGCCGGGCACCGTCGTCGCCGTGCTCGCTGAAGAGGGCGCCAAGCTCGAGAAGGGCGCGCCGATCCTGACGCTGGAAGTGATGAAGATGGAGCAGACGCTGCGCGCGCCGTTCGCCGGCGTCTTGAAGGCGATCAAGTGCAAGGTCGGCGACATCGTGCAGGAAGGCGTCGAGCTGGCCGTGGTCGAGCCGTCGAGCGAGCAAGAATGA
- a CDS encoding carboxyl transferase domain-containing protein has translation MPLHSSIDPSSSDFARNADAMRALVADLREKLGQVAGGGGEASRNRHTARGKMLARQRVDLLVDPGTSFLELSPLAAYGLYGGDVHSASIVTGVGRISGRECVIVANDATIKGGTYYPMTVKKHLRAQDIARQNNLPCVYMVDSGGAFLPLQDEIFPDERHFGRIFYNQAQMSSQGIPQIAIVMGSCTAGGAYVPAMSDESIIVRNQGTIFLGGPPLVKAATGEVVSAEELGGADVHSRQSGVTDHYAQNDAHAIGIARRIVGTLKPSARPNLNMHPPRDPLFAAEEIYGVVPVDGRKPFDVRDIIARVVDGSEFDEFKKLYGTTLVCGFAHIWGFPVGIIANNGILFSESSLKGAHFIELCCQRGIPLVFLQNITGFMVGKKYEAGGIARDGAKLVTAVATASVPKFTVVIGGSYGAGNYGMCGRAYGPRFLWMWPNARISVMGGEQASMVLSQVRRDNIEAKGDSWSKEEEEKFRSPIRAQYESQGHPYYATARLWDDGVIDPADTRLVLGLGLSAASNAPIEPTKFGLFRM, from the coding sequence ATGCCGCTCCATTCCAGCATCGATCCATCGTCCTCAGATTTCGCTCGCAACGCCGATGCCATGCGCGCGCTCGTCGCCGACTTGCGCGAAAAGCTGGGCCAGGTAGCCGGCGGCGGCGGCGAGGCTTCGCGCAACCGCCACACTGCGCGCGGCAAGATGCTGGCGCGCCAGCGCGTCGACCTTTTGGTCGATCCCGGCACCTCGTTCCTGGAGCTGTCGCCGCTCGCCGCCTACGGCCTCTATGGCGGCGACGTGCATTCGGCGAGCATCGTGACTGGCGTGGGGCGTATCTCGGGCCGCGAATGCGTGATCGTCGCCAACGATGCCACCATCAAGGGCGGCACCTACTACCCGATGACGGTGAAGAAACATCTGCGCGCGCAGGACATCGCGCGGCAGAACAATCTGCCTTGCGTCTACATGGTGGATTCCGGCGGCGCCTTCCTGCCGCTCCAGGACGAGATCTTTCCGGACGAACGGCACTTCGGCCGCATCTTCTACAACCAGGCCCAGATGTCGTCGCAAGGCATCCCGCAGATCGCGATTGTGATGGGCTCCTGCACCGCCGGCGGCGCCTACGTGCCGGCGATGTCGGACGAGAGCATCATCGTGCGCAACCAGGGGACGATCTTCCTCGGCGGCCCGCCGCTGGTGAAGGCTGCCACCGGCGAGGTGGTGAGCGCGGAGGAGCTCGGCGGCGCCGACGTGCATTCGCGCCAGTCCGGCGTCACCGACCATTACGCGCAGAACGATGCCCATGCGATCGGCATTGCCCGGCGTATCGTCGGAACGCTGAAGCCGTCGGCGCGGCCGAACCTCAACATGCACCCGCCGCGCGATCCGCTGTTTGCGGCGGAAGAGATTTACGGCGTCGTACCCGTCGACGGCCGCAAGCCCTTTGACGTGCGCGACATCATCGCCCGTGTCGTCGACGGCTCCGAGTTCGACGAGTTCAAGAAGCTCTACGGCACGACGCTGGTCTGCGGCTTCGCCCACATCTGGGGTTTTCCGGTCGGCATCATCGCCAACAACGGCATCCTGTTCAGCGAGAGCTCGCTCAAGGGCGCGCATTTCATCGAACTGTGCTGCCAGCGCGGCATTCCCCTCGTGTTCCTGCAGAACATCACGGGCTTCATGGTCGGCAAGAAGTACGAGGCGGGTGGCATCGCGCGCGATGGCGCGAAACTCGTGACGGCGGTAGCGACCGCCTCGGTGCCGAAATTCACCGTCGTGATCGGCGGCTCCTACGGCGCCGGCAATTACGGCATGTGCGGCCGCGCCTACGGCCCTCGCTTCCTTTGGATGTGGCCGAATGCCCGTATCTCCGTGATGGGCGGCGAGCAGGCGTCCATGGTGCTCAGCCAGGTCCGACGCGACAACATCGAGGCCAAGGGCGATAGCTGGTCGAAGGAGGAGGAAGAGAAATTCCGCAGCCCGATCCGCGCGCAATATGAGAGCCAGGGCCATCCTTACTATGCGACGGCGCGGCTGTGGGACGATGGCGTGATCGACCCTGCCGACACCCGGCTCGTGCTCGGCCTCGGCCTCTCGGCGGCGTCGAATGCGCCGATCGAACCGACGAAATTCGGCCTGTTCAGGATGTGA
- a CDS encoding isovaleryl-CoA dehydrogenase, producing the protein MNIPSIDFDLGEEITMLRDTVRAFVEAEVAPRAAEIEKANLFPADLWKRLGDLGLLGMTAPEQYGGSNMGYLAHIVAMEEVSRGSAAVGLSYGAHSNLCVNQIRRNGNEVQRQRYLPKLISGDYVGALAMSEPGAGSDVVSMKLRADKRGDRYVLNGSKMWITNGGDADVLVVYAKTDPEAGPRGMTAFLIEKGFKGFTHGQHLDKLGMRGSNTYPLFFDECEVPEENVLGGVGEGVKVLMSGLDYERAVLSGGPLGIMAACMDVVVPYMHERKQFGQPIGDFQLMQGKLADMYSTWQATRAYVYAVGRACDRANHARSLRKDAAAAILYSAEKATWMAGEAIQALGGVGYTSEFPTGRLWRDAKLYEIGAGTSEVRRMLIGRELMAETT; encoded by the coding sequence TTGAATATCCCGAGCATCGATTTCGATCTGGGCGAAGAGATCACCATGCTGCGCGATACCGTGCGCGCTTTCGTGGAGGCGGAGGTCGCGCCGCGCGCCGCCGAGATAGAGAAGGCAAATCTGTTCCCGGCGGACCTCTGGAAGCGCCTCGGCGACCTCGGCCTGCTCGGCATGACGGCGCCCGAGCAGTATGGCGGCTCCAACATGGGCTATCTCGCCCATATCGTCGCCATGGAGGAGGTTTCACGCGGCTCGGCCGCGGTGGGGCTGTCCTACGGCGCCCATTCCAACCTCTGCGTCAATCAGATCCGCCGCAATGGCAACGAGGTGCAGCGGCAGCGCTATCTGCCGAAGCTGATCTCCGGCGACTATGTCGGCGCGCTTGCGATGTCCGAGCCCGGCGCTGGCTCCGACGTCGTCTCCATGAAGCTGCGCGCCGACAAGCGCGGCGACCGTTACGTGCTCAACGGCTCGAAGATGTGGATCACCAATGGCGGCGATGCCGACGTGCTCGTCGTCTACGCCAAGACCGATCCTGAGGCCGGGCCGCGCGGGATGACCGCGTTTCTGATCGAGAAGGGCTTCAAGGGCTTCACCCACGGCCAGCATCTCGACAAGCTCGGCATGCGCGGCTCCAACACCTATCCGCTGTTCTTCGACGAGTGCGAAGTGCCGGAAGAAAACGTGCTCGGGGGCGTGGGCGAGGGCGTCAAGGTCCTGATGTCGGGCCTCGACTACGAACGCGCGGTGCTGTCCGGCGGCCCGCTCGGCATCATGGCGGCCTGCATGGACGTGGTCGTGCCTTACATGCACGAGCGCAAGCAGTTCGGCCAGCCGATCGGCGATTTCCAGCTCATGCAGGGCAAGCTCGCCGACATGTATTCGACCTGGCAGGCCACGCGCGCCTATGTCTACGCCGTGGGGCGCGCCTGCGACCGTGCCAACCATGCGCGCAGCTTACGCAAGGACGCCGCCGCCGCGATCCTCTATTCCGCGGAGAAGGCCACGTGGATGGCGGGCGAGGCGATCCAGGCGCTCGGCGGCGTCGGTTACACCAGCGAGTTTCCCACGGGACGTCTTTGGCGCGATGCCAAGCTCTACGAGATCGGCGCCGGCACCTCGGAGGTTCGTCGCATGCTGATCGGCCGCGAGCTGATGGCGGAGACGACGTAG
- a CDS encoding AraC family transcriptional regulator: MTFQAATATPRRAMTPAAFVRGVVAAYDRYGRDPAEALGKGQVTADLVKSTDGRVTAAQFEALAGHAMRELDDEALGWFSRRLPWGTYGMLCRASITAPNLEVALKRWCRHHRLLTEDVLFELAIADETAVIAVRELRDLGACREFCLVTLLRYVLGFSCWAVDSAIALREAEFPYPEPPHVSVYPTIFCKNVRFREDCAGIVFDKHYLSLPLTRSATDLDTMLKGALRLTVLPYRRDRLLVERVRRVLRGARGRVLGAEDVASELALSTRTMHRRLREEATSLRDLKEEAKLELAKQELMRGRVPIKRIAELAGFRNEKSFSRAFRTWTGASPREFRGRYR; encoded by the coding sequence ATGACCTTTCAAGCCGCGACCGCGACGCCCCGCCGCGCCATGACGCCAGCCGCCTTCGTCCGCGGCGTGGTCGCCGCCTACGATCGCTACGGACGCGACCCGGCCGAGGCCCTCGGCAAGGGCCAGGTAACGGCAGACCTTGTCAAATCGACGGATGGAAGGGTGACAGCCGCCCAGTTCGAGGCGCTGGCGGGCCACGCCATGCGCGAGCTGGACGACGAAGCACTCGGCTGGTTCTCGCGCCGCCTGCCCTGGGGCACCTATGGCATGCTGTGCCGCGCCTCGATCACCGCGCCTAATCTCGAAGTCGCGCTCAAGCGCTGGTGCCGGCATCACCGCCTCCTGACCGAGGACGTGCTATTCGAGCTCGCGATCGCCGATGAAACCGCAGTCATTGCCGTTCGCGAGCTGCGCGACCTCGGCGCCTGCCGCGAGTTCTGCCTCGTCACCCTGCTGCGCTACGTGCTCGGCTTTTCCTGCTGGGCCGTCGATTCGGCGATCGCGCTCCGCGAAGCGGAATTTCCTTATCCCGAGCCGCCCCACGTCTCGGTCTATCCGACGATCTTCTGCAAGAACGTCCGCTTCCGCGAGGACTGCGCCGGCATCGTCTTCGACAAGCACTATCTCTCGCTGCCGCTCACCCGCAGCGCCACCGACCTCGACACCATGCTGAAGGGCGCGCTGCGCCTGACCGTGCTGCCCTATCGGCGCGACCGACTGCTGGTGGAGCGTGTCCGCCGCGTGCTGCGTGGCGCGCGCGGCCGCGTCCTGGGCGCCGAAGACGTCGCGAGCGAACTTGCGCTCTCCACCCGCACCATGCATCGCCGCCTGCGCGAGGAAGCGACCTCGCTGCGCGACTTGAAGGAGGAAGCCAAGCTCGAGCTCGCCAAGCAGGAGCTGATGCGTGGCCGCGTGCCGATCAAGCGGATCGCCGAGCTCGCCGGCTTCCGCAACGAAAAGAGCTTTTCCCGCGCCTTTCGCACCTGGACCGGCGCTTCACCGCGCGAGTTTCGCGGCAGATATCGTTAG
- a CDS encoding DUF3551 domain-containing protein: protein MTSTSKTFVASAATLFASAFLVMTAPAARADDYCITNGAQAAHGCGYPTMEACRSAAAGIGGSCSQSGAKSTNDSLAFQPKQSQSRTKLRPGAQTNSN from the coding sequence ATGACCTCGACCTCGAAGACGTTCGTCGCCTCTGCTGCGACGCTGTTTGCGTCCGCGTTTCTCGTGATGACGGCACCGGCCGCTCGTGCAGACGATTACTGCATCACCAACGGCGCCCAAGCCGCTCACGGCTGCGGCTATCCGACGATGGAGGCCTGCCGGTCTGCAGCCGCCGGCATCGGCGGATCGTGTTCACAGAGCGGCGCGAAGAGCACGAACGACTCTCTCGCCTTTCAGCCGAAGCAGTCGCAGTCGCGCACCAAGCTTCGGCCGGGCGCACAAACCAACTCGAACTAA